Sequence from the Corallococcus sp. EGB genome:
TCTCCCTCCCTCAGTCCGTGACCTGCTTCTCCACCGGCGGCTTCGTCGGGGCCTCCGGCGTCGCCAGGTTCTCCACGCCGGACATCGGCTTGAGGATGTTCGCCTGCAACAGCCCCAGGAGCAGCAAGCCCAGCGCGATGCGGTACACCACGAACACCAAGGTGGTGCGCCGCTTCAGGAAGCTCAACAGCCACGCGATGGCCGCCATGCCCGACAGGAAGGCCACCAGCGTCCCCACCACCAGCGCCACCGTGGACGGACGCTCCGTGGCCTCCAGGAGGTGCTTCAATTCGAAGATGCCCGCAAGCGTCGTCGCCGGGATGGACAGCAGGAACGAGTAGCGCGCCGCGTCCTCACGCTTGAGCCCCAGCGACAGGCCGCCCGTGAGCGTCGTGCCGGAGCGCGACGAGCCCGGCACCAGCGCCAGCGCCTGCCACAGGCCGATGATGATGCCGTCCTTCCACGTCATGTCCGCCACCGTGCGCTGGTGCGACGCGCGCCGCTCCACGACGAACAGCACGATGGCCAGCACGATGAGGCTGCCCGCGATGATGTAGAGCGACCGG
This genomic interval carries:
- a CDS encoding undecaprenyl-diphosphate phosphatase, producing MSLLEAIVLGLVQGLTEFLPISSTAHLRIAPELFGWPDPGAAYSAIIQLGTVAAVLIYFRKDIVALVSAFVMGLVKRDPFGTMEARLAWFVGVGTLPIGILGLAFKKVIEGQFRSLYIIAGSLIVLAIVLFVVERRASHQRTVADMTWKDGIIIGLWQALALVPGSSRSGTTLTGGLSLGLKREDAARYSFLLSIPATTLAGIFELKHLLEATERPSTVALVVGTLVAFLSGMAAIAWLLSFLKRRTTLVFVVYRIALGLLLLGLLQANILKPMSGVENLATPEAPTKPPVEKQVTD